The Capricornis sumatraensis isolate serow.1 unplaced genomic scaffold, serow.2 scaffold1, whole genome shotgun sequence sequence ttattctggggcttctcctcctTTCGGTCGCTGTCCAAGGCAAGGTCTTTGAGAGATGTGAGCTTGCCAGAACTCTGAAAAGATTTGGAATGGATGGCTTTAGGGGAATCAGCCTGGCAAACTGTAAGTTAactctttttcatcctttcaaaTAGTTAGCTAGGTGTAGAACAGATACTAATAGAGGATGAACCAAAAGAAAGGGTCTTTGagtgaatgtttttttctttcttggagggtttacacacttcagttcagttcagttcagtcactcagtcgtgtccgactctgcgacctcatgaaccacagcacaccagacctccctgtccatcaccaacttccggagtccacccaaacccatgtccactgagttggtgatgccatccaagcatctcatcctctgtcgtccccttctcctcctgccttcaatctttcccagcatcagggtcttttccaatgagtcaactcttcacatcaggtggccaaaagattggagtttcagcttcagcatcagtctttccaaagaacacccaggactgatctcctttaggatggactggttggatctccttgcactccaagggactctcaagagtcttctccaacaccacagttcaaaagcttataCACTTACAATGGTTAAAAGTATCCACTTGTTCTTTTAGAATCAGATGTACCAGGTGAAGGAATGAGGCATGGTGGGTCAAATTCTACATCATTCTAAGCATGCAAGGTTCCCATGTACTCCTCTAGTGCTACTAAATTTGACAACTGGCACATGTAGACTGACTATAAGATACATTTTAGCACCTGGAACATGTCTGTCAAGCCCTTGTTGTTTGACTCTAGCCATTTCTAATTTGGATCTTGGGTTCTGAATAAGgcagtatttttctcatttttaatcccCCTAACATGATGTTGCACTTTTAACatcaaggttttttaaaaattccattgaaCTCTTAAAACAGGGACAGTAGAACTATCTCCCCTCAATCAATATCTATATAAGGATCCCTGAAATGCAGcatgaaatgacattttattattctgactctagttcattaattatttttcattttcttccacagaATTTAAGACGTGCCATAAGGaaaatttcctttgtattttagtCCATATTTGTCAATGTCATCACTGTAGTTTTCGTACTGAATTCAGACATTTCtcctccataaatatttttgaatgagttaGCCAATtgctagatggatggatggatgacccAGCCTTTCCTATTCTATGATTCTTGCCTGCATTATAATTTGATACCCAAATTCGCCTTCGgtatcataaattttctttctcccagaaaatccttatttttttctgataaaaagcATTTTTCCATTAACATATGCATCTGCTGCTAATGACCAAACCCACTCAACAACtctgttgatttttctgttctaGGCTTAATCCTACCTGGGTGTTAGTAGTAAGGAAAGTGTAATAGCaatggaagatatttttaaaaatatgttatctttttcatttgtattaccAAATCATTTGCTAATAAAAGAATTTTCTGAAGGGACCTTTAACACCAAAGTGTTAAAACACTTTACAAGTAAAATGCATCTTTATACTTGTAAAGTAAGTCGTTAGTAAAATAGAACTAGTTAAGTAGAACTGATTATGCTATGAACTGTAAGTCACATGATTCACTCTTTATTactcaaaatatgtttttttcaggGATGTGTTTGGCCAGATGGGAAAGCAGTTATAACACACAAGCTACAAACTACAATAGTGGAGACAGAAGCACTGATTATGGGATATTTCAAATCAATAGCCACTGGTGGTGTAATGATGGCAAAACCCCAGGAGCAGTTAATGCCTGTCATATACCCTGCAGCGGTAAGACAAGATAATGTGGAGTGATGGCACAGGACTCACCTGGTTATGCCTATTGAGTTatccaaaaagttcgttcaggtttttccataaacaTCTTATGGGGAAATTGGAACAATCCTATAGGTCAAGattcaatagaaataaaaaaatcttgaagGGTTCATCAGGGACCTATAAAAACTCCATTTTAATATCTAGAAACTCTATTCTCCTCCTCCTAATTTCTTCAGTTTCTAATCATAAAAGTTTGCTGTTTGCTAACATACAGGAGTTGCTGGAATGACCTATCACTTTATCATAACTGGACATATTGATACTTTGTAAAACAATGCCATTCCTTCTACTTTCCTTGTTTGGGGAGGATTAGCGATAATTTTGTTGGgtggccttttttaaaaaaatctaccctcctttattggaaaacaaaagaattactAGTTAATCAAAGTGGAGGAATATacgtggtatttttaaaaaattgtttttactttttacgataaaatattttaaatatatggacaATTAGAAACATTACTATAATAAGCATCAATATGCTCATCACGTACTTTAacagttgttaacattttggcatatttacttatgtgtatatatatatatatatgtatataaacttcTTTTTGCTGAGTGATTTTAAGGTGAATTAGAAACATTAtgacatttcatttataaattctttAGAACGAATCTCCAAAAACACAGCTCCTATATAAAAATTGTCATTCTAACAAGTTAATTTCTAAATTTGCTTAATTGAGGTGAAACAAGTattctattgatttccttttaaaatagagaaagcatgtggaatctttaaaaaaaattgtttttaatttatttattttttaattgaaggataattgctttacagaattttgttcttttttgtcaaacctcagtgtgaatcagccattggtacacatatatcccctacaTTTTTTTTGAACCTCCCAaagcatgtagaatctttagtGCCTGAAATATTGGAGAAATATAGCAAAATTGATActgctaaatttttaaatattacaaatcCTAATAGTGAAGATGAGTCTAAGAATATACTTTTGTATccagttaatttatttaaaaaattttgtattatGGAATAACCTGTTGTCATTGAATAAAAATTCTTACTACCCAGACATGTATGACCATAGAGAAATTTTGGTATCCACATGTTCTTTTGGAATACACAACAATCCCGGACATGAATGTAAAGCTATATTATACACATTTGTACCCACATAACAAAAGTGAAATTGTACTATAGTcactgctttacaattttgtctttattacacaaaattatttttgtcaacaaataccaatccttattgttttttaaaaatgaatagattttCACAATATAAATGCTCTATAATGTATCAACCTAACTCTTACTGTTAAACATTTAGGCTAGTTCCATTTATGCCCTCTATTAATTGCTATGAAACAGTTTGTATACATGTCTTTCAGTACatctcttattatttctttagaatcAATTTCCAGCGTTGAATTGCTGAGCAAAAACCTGCTAGACCAGTTTCtgcttgtttgtcttttttttttttttcaatagttcctagtaaaaagaaaaccttctatcATGCTAATTAATAATTCCAGAGCTTCCAATGACTTTGGTAAATGAGAAACAGATGCCAAATGGGATGGAATGAAGAGTTTCCCCCAACATCAACAGATAAACAGacccttaaaaattattttagttgttCTTTCCTCAGCCTAACAGAATAAAGCTGACTGAGCCTAAACTTAACATTTCTATGAATGTTATTTtcacttctcaccacctctttTTCAGCTTTGCTGCAAGATGACATCACTCAAGCTGTAGCATGTGCCAAGAGGGTTGTCAGTGATCCACAAGGCATTAGAGCATGgtatgtgggtttttttcccctttcagtttattgagatgtaattgacataaagCACTATGTAAGTTcaaggtgtatagcataatgatttgacttacatcagGAAACAgtatcacaataaatttagtgaacatccattatctcacatggatacaacattaaagaaataaaaaaaattttgtgtgtggtgaaaattcttaggatttactctttttaacacttttcatatataaaatatagcagtgttaattatatttatcatgctttatatttgtttttgctctttagtcactaagtcctgtctgacttttgtgatcaATAAACTgttacctgccaggttcctctgtccatgggatgattccaggcaagaatactgaggcaggttgcccttccctcctccaggagatcttcctaacccagggactgaatttgtatctcctgcattgcaggcaaattctttactgctgagccaccagggaagccccatgctgcacattatatccctagtatttatttatcttataactggaagtttgtagtacctttgactgccttcatccaattccccttcCCTCACTCTACCTAACCACAAATTTGACCTCTTTTTCTAGGACtttattgctttgtttgtttgtgtttgaaatataatggatgtacaacactatgttagttcccatTACAGAGTGTGGTATGTGTTAAGTATTAAAGGAGAGAGCTGTTTTATCCTATTGTTATGAAAGAGGTGAGAGAATATTTCCAAAGAGCAAAGTATGGTACTGAGAACTGAAAATTGCAGCTTTGGATTCATGCTAAATGGTGTATAACATAGAAACAATCTACTTTAACAGATTCAAAATCTTATTCTTTTACTCCTCAATTTATTTTTGGGAATTTCTAGAGGTTTTAAGATTCTCCAACTTATACTAATTCCTTGTCATATCTTgacattatttttgtcattaagtaaATATGGAATGCACTTTGCATTTGTGCTGTGAACTACACAGGACTCAACATTTGTACTCAGATGTTCTGTGCCCCAGCGAAGGTTTGGGGGAGATGTGAAGTCCTTGGTATACATATCTCCAGGTAATAAATAGCAATACTTGGATCTGTCTGTagcttttatttcatgtattgatAAACTATGTTGTTTTCCCAAAGGACTTGAAATATAGGTAATACAGTGAAGCTATGTTTCAACCTTATTAtcatttgtttcatctttctCTACAGGGTGGCATGGAGAAGTCATTGTCAAAACCAAGATCTCACCAGTTACATTCAGGGTTGTGGAGTGTAACGCTGGAGTTTTTACTTCAACccattttgtctctttttcatattcaggAAGTAATAGTTGAGGGAAAGGTCATACTTTCaaacaaataatgttttttttacaGAAGAAGGATCATGTGGTCTTTCTTTTAAGATACTTAatgtttacttcatgtatttattatttgataTTAGGCCCACAGTGTATTTCAGTTTAATAGACCTAATGCTGGTGAATATTTGTCTAAAATCttaattatcaaatatatatcCAGAGCATTCAGTTCTTAAAGAAACAGCACAGACTTAATCTTGAATCATACAAGTACTCCCCaatattcaacaaaaatatagcaaaataatatctttaagcAAACTGATCTTAGGCAAGATCCCACCTGTGTAGTAGGCACGTATCACCGTCATCTGTTCAGTCATCTCCAAAAACAGTGAAAGATAATCACTCTTTGTTGggcaatataaaatgttaaatggaGCAGAATGCCAAATGACTAAGAATGAAGAAAGCCTGAattaagaattttgttttcataagGTGTGacctttgttttaaatgttgtcttaaaaatgttgcatttacacagctttaaaaataagctCAGAATTTATGTCAATCACTTTTAGCCCTTTTAAAGAACTCAATTGTGCATCTTGCTGTCATGAAGGATATAAAGATGGATTAGATGAgctgttgttttttcttaatgttataAGCTTAGTTTCATGCATTATCACAAATTCAGAGGCAGAAGAGTTTGTAAGTATTGAAATCATTGCTAGTTAATCACAGGTGTGAAATCATGAATGCTATAAAAAGTACATTTTCAGTAAAAGCTTTGCAATTTATACTTCGTCTTTCTTTGTTAAGTCATTTAGTGTctctgaaaaaatacatacatatatatttgagaaaaagatTATCTGACACTTAGTATTTCCTACATCCTCACCTGTACCAAAACAgctagatttttttctgtgtgtatattctCTTTAATCATAGAATGCACATTGAGATTAAGTAACATTTTTTCCTCAATGGATTTAATCATAAAGAGATAGGGTATATAtcatcttaaaaagaaagttcttacaaaatccaaaaatagctaaatattgctgaagaaaaatacataagcaTGCTGAcagatctctatttttaaatttttttagcggTGCTActaggtttgtgggatcttagtgctctgaccagggattgaacctgcatcctccacagtgaaagcttggagccctaaccactggacctccagggaatttcccgcACACTAAATTCATAAACACAAATCTCAAATGGGCCCTCTAATCAGCCTGGTCATCTTAGTCACTTCTCTGAAATCCTGTGTTGGTGTCCCAATTCCTCAAAATGGCTGTTACTATTTACTTCTCTCATTTCAAAGTCCTGGCGCACACGCCAACCACTGGCCTTCCACACTCTGCCCGTGGTAGACCACCCAGCCTCACATTACACTGACAGAACAGAAGCAACTCATATAAAACCCTCCCCTCTTGGCCACCATAACAGAGCTCATGTCTTTCCGTGGGctcaccctcccttccttccccgttATCACTGGGATGAAGGGCCTTGCTCCTGCCGATGGCAGTGTCTCCACATGCAGTCTTCATCACAGCCCTCTCCCTACTCCAGTTTAGGCTGAGGGTTTCCCGATCCTGAGTTTCTCCCTCTGCTGGATCATCCCCTTTACTGTAAGAACTGCCCTGGTAACCTTTCATCTTGCAAATAGCCCTCCAGGTACAGCATCATTTTAGACTCCCTTTTACCgcaactgaggcttccctggtggctcagacggtaaagcgcctgctggcaatgcaggagacctgggtttgatccctgggttgggaagatcccctggagaaatgacaacccactccagtactcttgcttgggaaattctgtggactgaggagcctggtaggctacggtccatggagtcgcaaagagtcggacacgactgagcgacttcacttcactttaccgcaactatcttcctggtggctcaagaacCCTGAAGCTTCTCCTCAgcaactgtggtggtggtggtggtttagtcgctgaatcgtgtccgactcttgcggccccatggactgtagcctgccaggctcctctatctatgggattctccaggctagaatactggagtgggttgccatttcctcctccaggggatcttcccaacccagggatcgaacccaggtctcccacattgcaggcagacgctttaacctctgcaccaccagggaagcgagcATTATCttataaaggaggaaataaaggccTAGcttggttaaataacttgcccaaggtcacatagacaGTAAGTGGTAACCATtaacttgaacctgggtcttcttgaATTTATTGCCTGAGCTTGTAGCACTTTGAATGGAAACACATGATATGCTTTCTTTGTGATAAATGCTTGTGAAACTGAGGGTATTAATTACATTTTAGAATGACCAACAACGATATATGAAACTTCTTTTACACATTTAATTATTACCATTGTTAGCACACAAAAATCTCCTACTTCTGTCCTGTGCTactaaatctaaaataaaatttcttttatcagtagtATGACTTTGCTGCAGCAGTGAGAattcacaaacatttattcatCAAGAATTATTAAGGACTTTCAATAATACCTAGGTTTGAGGCATGAGAAATGTGATTATGAAAAATTGCTAATGTTTTCAGAACTTGTAAAATATCAGATAAAGTCTAAGATTTTAGCATTATACAAAGTACTGGTTAATTATTAGTGGTTTGGAAAGACCAATATAAAAATTTCTGATCTTACTGCGCTGAGATTCACAGCCCTGATATTTTCCACACTGACTGTCTGAATGATGGAGAAAACTCAGTCATGTATTCCATTTCCAGctggacagaaaacaaaatggaatgttTGGActacaaacttttaattttttctaaggcAAATGTATAGGTGATGTTTATTGCCTAATTAGGAGAAAAGTGATAAAAGAGGGCAGGCTTAAGAATTAAGCAGCTAAGCTGTCAGTCCCCACATCAGACAAATGATCCTGTACCGCCTGTCAGTATTGTTAACAGAGACTGTTATTTTATTAATCCTTATGATCCagggattctttttttcatgtttcaggGCACAGCAGGTGAGAGACTGGATTTGTTAAGCTGGGTGGGTTTATCCTTCTTTTATGTGTTCGTTCAATTTTATGTTCATTTACTTATTGTACACATATGGCAATGGAAGCTGCTAAAGCAATCGTTGCTATTCTACAAAACAACAGGCAGAGAAGCAGATGTCTTATTTCCGAGATTTTTCCCCCCAGGATTATTATGATTAAAGatcctttcctcccaccccctggAGAGGACCAGGGGCGGCTTGCCAGAGGTTTTTTAATGACTTGGGAAAAGGCTCAAATATCTCACCCGCCATTATGATAATCCACCCCAGGGGCAAACCACACATGAATattacagatttattttatttttgtatccctGGAAAGGTATTATTAAGCTCATtagaatacaaaaaaatatatacagtcaaATTTCAAAATTACATGGATGAAGGAAATCACCAAAGTGGCATCATACCATGTCTTGCACTTATATTAACTATATTGATTATAGtaactatattaattatattgtGTTAACAATATATTGAAGAGGCATAATACTGCAACttatttcagataaaatatttgtattggcCAACCCCAATTTGTACCTTGAATGTGGGCTCTAGGAAAAGATTTAGTTCATGCTTAACAAGAGGTTAGCTTCTGTTTTCAGCCATGTGCTATTTGGGGAATTAAGCATCATGAATAATATAGGAAGTAAGAGGGATAGTCTAAAGATGGGATAGCAAATTTTATTTCGGAAAGAGAATTTAAGgtgttttatttaaaggaaaattgccttattataatgtaataagaaagttatattttctttctttcctttcttcttctttttctttttaaccatttttatctTGGATATTTGATCTctaagatgagatgactggaaaaGGCCATCAACCTTTTTGAAAGACTATTTCCCCCCACTCCCTAAAGGCCATTTGTCTCTTGGAGGCTTGGTCTGCATTACTTCCCAAGAGGCAAGCATTTGTCCTTGCACTAAATGCTGACATCTCCTGATAAGAGAGAAGCTGCAAAGGAGAGGAATTGAAGATCAATATGTTTATTTTGCTCTCAAGCACACTGATGTACCTTGGTGtattggggaagggaatggagcTTGAGAGTGGGCCAATGGGGAGGGGTGAATATTTTGTGATGCGCTCTACCTGTGGGCTTATAAAGTTTACAGCTGCATTAAGAGGAGAAGTATTACCATTAGCATGAACAGTAGAGTGGACTCAATTGAAAAAGCTTCTAGCCACTCACCTAGGGCTATATGCATTATTGCATTTACCCCCGCCCTGCCTTCAAGCTAATTGAAAATGTCAGTCCATTTCATCAAAGTGACACAACTGTCCATCCTTTTCCCTGGTACAGATATtccaggaggaagaaaatggaatacaCAGAGCAACAGAGCTCACGCAATAGCCCATGTGTCTTAGATTTAATAGCTGATCACTAGCTGGACTGAAGCCAAGAGGCAGTTCACAAAtttgctgcacattagaatcacctggggaactcTACTTAGCTCTCTGTGCCCAGGCTCCTCCTAGACCTATTAAATCAAAATCTCTGGGGCTGGGACGCAGAcactagttttttttgtttttaagctctTTAGGTAATTCAAACAAAAGcagcaaagtttgagaaccagtcCAATAGGGGGACAAACTTATTTCATGCAGATACAGTGAGagcaataaatatgtaaaaaggacATTAattcatatatctattctttataTCTCATTATACTGTTTGAGTTTCAAACAtgcttccccccgccccaccccccactgcaaaaagcttttctgtttccatttggtTCAAGGCGTGAAAAGAGGGCTCCAGAGTGGTTAAACAGCTGCCTTGTGGCTCCGAAAAGGGGCTTCAGGGAGAAGCCCTGACGCCAGAGGGGCTCCTCAGAGGCCTCTGGGCTTTGGAGGCTCCTGGTAGAGCTTGAGGGTGAGCCTTTGAGAGAGAGACTCACCTAGCCCAGCCTGGGGGGCCGCGAGCCTGAGGAGACAGGCCTTGATATGAGTTTCACCTGCTCCTCCAGGACGGGTCTCCCCAGGAAATCACGGAGGCGCAAGTCTGCTCGCGAGAACCAGGGCAGACAGATCCAGAAGGGCCCAGTTCAGGTTTTTCTCCATGACAGTGGTGGCTTCACAGCGTCCTGGGTTTTACCCCACTCTCTTGAGAAGCTTCTGCATATCCTAGAAGAGGGCGCAGTCGCAACACTGGTTTTGCGTTTTCCGAAGACTCTAGGCGTTCTTGGCTTCTCCTGggccaatgggggaaaaaaaagtggacCTAGCTTGTGCAGAGCCGCATTGTTGTggttgcagtggaagcgcagaaagAGGTAAGTGCCCGCAGATGCGTGATGAACAGGCGGTGAACGGCAGTCTCCACCACGGTGGAATAATTCTGACAAATCAGGGAGTTCCTGGTGGAACAGGAGTAAAGTAAGCTCAAAACTGATGTTGGCTAGTCCCAAAGGCCGAGGAGAGCTGAGTGGTGGATTCCAAAGGTTGCACCTGGAAAAGAGGTTGGAGGGTGGTGGAGGCTAGAGGACGGGGAATACGTGGGTCGGTTCTGTGCAAACTCTGTTGAAGCAAGAGACAGGTCTGCCGGCCtgcttgagtgcagcactgtctcaaataggctttttcttttttaggtatatttttgtctgtgctgggtcttgcttgCTGCACggtggctttccctagttgcagcaagggcggGGGATGGGTGGGGGCAGTAGGCTTCTCTTCATTGTGttgggtgggcttctcattgaggtatTGCAGTGGTTTATCTTGTTGTgaaacacaggctctaggccactcaggcttcagtagttgtggagtgGGATGCGCACCTCAGTAATTTCAGTAGTTGTAAGTCTCAGGCTTTAAAGCgctagctcagtagttgtggcggccAGGTTGAGTTTCTCTAAGACATGTGGGATTTTCTCAGACCAGACATTGAACCCTtgtaccctgcattggctggcagattcttaactactcgggcaccagggaagtccctcaaatagGCTTTGATTTAAATGAACAAGAAACACAACCAAAGACGAAACTTACTCCCTGCCCCCCATAGTTGGCTCTACAAGGAAAGGAATTCGATTACTTAACATTCCAAGTCACTAGAAGAGTGGCTCTCAAAGTATGGTCATCTAGTAACCAAGCAGTAACCTACCAGCCCTTCCTCGAGTGGGTCTCAAAGTATGGTCATCTATTAACCAAGCAGTAATCGACCAGGCCTTCTTCGAGCAGATTCCGTCCCTGGTATCCTCAGCTGTAGCTGCCCTCTAGTATCTCAtgcatatttcctgagttttcagatgctaaaacccagcaccaaatggaagaaattaaccaCTTGATGATCTGGAGCTTGTAGCCCCCAGGCCTGTGGCTCCTGAGGATTGATAATGTTAACTGCCCTATTACCTCTACATCAGCCAATCAAAATTGGACATGAGGTTATCACATTCCTGGGGATGCCCCTTGCCTATGACAGGCCTgtaaaaaatgctttgctgaaacccttcagggagtttgggattttgGGAGCATAAACCACCCCTCTCCTTGCTCAGCCCTActgtaaacctttctctgctccacacTCCAGGGTTtaggtttgtttggcctcactgtgcttcAGGCACAGGAACTTGGCATTCGGTGACAGCCTGAGAGTGTCCCCTGGTATTGTGTTAGATATTCAAGTTTTAAGGCCCTGTCCCAGACTTATGGGCTCAGCAACTCTAGAGGGGCTCAGTGATCTTTGTTATAATAGGTCCTCCAGATGGTTTTCATTCACCTGAGAGTTTCAAAATAGCTGCACTGTCAGAGAaccaaagtgtccaccaccaggtGAAGGGCAGTGGTGCCTGGGAAAGAAGGGGTCTAGCTAAGAGAAGTACAGCCGAATTTGCCCTGGTAGGAATGGgaaatatcttttctccattggttGGCAGAGACTAGTATCTGTTGGCAGTGGTAAGGTTATCAAGAACGCTTTACGTTTCAACGCAGAgtgatggctcttctggttttccaGGGACTAGTCCTCTGTGAGCACTTAAAATCTCATTTTGGGAAACTTTTCCCCTTAGCTCTGGGTTTGAAAAACTTAGAGAATGATATGTAATTTGGGTGAACATGATTCAAGTTTTTGGCAAGTCCTAAGTATTAATTAAAGTTCAGTATGGACAACATCTAGCCtttttttacatgtgtgtgtgtgtgtgcgtgtgcgcttagtcactcagttatgccaGATTTTTTGCTACCCttgggactatagcctgccaggctcctctgtccatgggattttccaggcaagaatactggagtgggttgccatttccttcagggtatcttcctgacccaggaatcaaacccttgtctcctgtgacacctgcattgcagggagattctttacttgctgagtagGGAGGTCTTTGGGGGAGGTAAATCTGATTGGGTGAAAGGacttacttttaaaagatttttgtagAAACATCCCCTTCTGTTTAGTCTGCTGGTTCTGGCTAGATGTTGGTGTCATGAGGAgctttaaaatgagtttattgATCTAGGGTGCATCCTGAGTGTGagggttttttaaaagtttctcagaTAATCCTAAGGCACAGCCAAATTTAGGTACTATGGCTTAAGCTTTTGAACTGCTACCACTTATTTTAACCTCGTCTTCCTGTGAGAACTGTACTTGAGGTttgtggcttctcttctcttactGTCTTAttatgaaagttattttcttaaataagattAAATGTAGAGAAAATGCTGCTGGTCCATCTGGTATACTGGATATCCAGAATAGTTAAAGtatgttccattaaaaaaatttgtatcATTTAAGTAGTGTCACTGGTGTTGTAAAAACTGACACATAGTTTGAATTAGTACAGTCTCTTTTGAAGTTGTCACCTCTGATCTGCTCCCATTGCTAAATATCTGGACACCTCATATTAGGAattgcttttaaatatctttagggATTAAAACGAAGATTGCTATGTTATTTGTACTgggaccaaaaaaaacaaaacaaaacaactcacaAAGTTCCCTCCTGCACCTTCTACCCCCGTTTCTAACCCTTGGCAGCTT is a genomic window containing:
- the LOC138072308 gene encoding lysozyme C, kidney isozyme produces the protein MKALLILGLLLLSVAVQGKVFERCELARTLKRFGMDGFRGISLANWMCLARWESSYNTQATNYNSGDRSTDYGIFQINSHWWCNDGKTPGAVNACHIPCSALLQDDITQAVACAKRVVSDPQGIRAWVAWRSHCQNQDLTSYIQGCGV